The sequence GGTGCAGCGTTATTGTTGACGGGTTTGCGTCCAGCTATTAGCGCTTACGAATATTTATACGCAAGGTTAACAACTATTGGCAAAGAGCTAAAATATCCTCGCGAAGATATTGTAGAGTTACGCCATCGTTTCAGTACTGTTGAAGAAAAATTGTTTCTCATCGAAGAAGAACTTAAACCAGAAAATCTTGACTCCTTAACAGCAAAGCAAGAAGCTAATGCAAAAGAAACTCGTCAAGAAATAGCAACTATTAAGGCAACTATAGAAGAATTGCGAGCAACCAACAAAATCGACCACGAGCGCTTATCTAGAGAATCAAAGCAGGCGATCGCCCAACTTTCTACCGACGGACAATTTTTAGAACACGTGCGTGAAATTATTCGATTTTTCAAAGCTGCGTAATCTAATAATGTAGAGAGGTAGCAATGCTACGTCTCATAATCCTACGTCTGTGTAATCTAATTTTGTTAAAAGCATCGAAAAGCATATGCTAATTATGGGAGAAGTTTAATTTTTAGAACTTCTTCCGTTGTAATTCCCAATCTAGATTGGGAATTAATAACAAAAATATTTGCATCAGGCTTTTTGTTAATGTCTATAACAGAACACAAAATAACAGTAGATTCACTAGAATGGTTTTATCGACAAACAGAACCAGTAGGTAGAAGCGATTTACAACCAGTCCTAATGCTGCACGGCTTAGTTTCGCAAAGTTACAGTTGGCGAAATATCATGCCGGGATTAGCACAGCAAGGCAACAAGGTTGTTGCACCAGACTGGATTGGTTCCGGATTTTCAGCTAAACCAGAAAAAAGAGATTTTGCTTATACTCCCGAAGCATATATCAAAGCTCTAGATGCTTTCGTCGAAGCATTAGAACTTGAAAGTTTTTCTTTGGTAGTTCAAGGTTTTTTAGGTTCAGTCGGCTTGCAATACGCTTTACGCAATCCTGATAAAATAGCAAGTTTAATTATACTCAACACGCCAATTTCATCTACAGCTAAATTGCCGTGGAAAATTCAACAAATGGGTTTACCTTTAGCTGGGGAAATGATGACACAAGACCCCTTATTAGTTGACAGAACCCTAGAAGGCGGCTGCCGTTACGTAATTAAAGATAAAGATTTAGATATTTATCGCAAACCTTTTTTAAAAGCTTCTGCGACGGGAAGAAGTTTATTAGCAACAATTCGGAATTTGCAGTTAAAAGCTGCAATGGAAGAAATTGAATCTGGATTCAAAGAATGGCAAAAACCGATTTTGGTTCAATGGGGAAAAACTGACCCTTGGTTAAATGTAGAAATGGCAGAAAAATTTGTAGGTTCAGCACCTGATGCTCAAATAGTTAGAATCAACGATGTAGGGCATTATCCACAAGAACACCACCATGAAGCGATTTTGCAAGACATGAAGCCCTTTGTGCGAAGAAGTTGAAGAGGATGGGCATGGGGGATGGGGCATTGGGCATAGGGGGCAAAGAGATAAATAACTTACCAATCACCCATTACCCATTACCCATTACCAATTAATCAAGAAAAATCTTTCATATCAGCAGTACGTAATGATATTTGCTGAATGCGACTGCCTCTTCGGACTTTTAACTGCAAATTTTGACCTACACCGCTGTTCTCAACTATATTTAGTAACTCTTCGCCTTTAGTAATGGTTTTTCCATCGATTGCTAGAATTACATCTCCTATACGGATACCCGCCTTGGCTGCTGGAGAATTAGCTACAACTCTTCTTACCAAGATACCTTTGACTTCTGGTAATTGAATCGGAGAATTAGGATT comes from Rivularia sp. PCC 7116 and encodes:
- a CDS encoding alpha/beta fold hydrolase; its protein translation is MSITEHKITVDSLEWFYRQTEPVGRSDLQPVLMLHGLVSQSYSWRNIMPGLAQQGNKVVAPDWIGSGFSAKPEKRDFAYTPEAYIKALDAFVEALELESFSLVVQGFLGSVGLQYALRNPDKIASLIILNTPISSTAKLPWKIQQMGLPLAGEMMTQDPLLVDRTLEGGCRYVIKDKDLDIYRKPFLKASATGRSLLATIRNLQLKAAMEEIESGFKEWQKPILVQWGKTDPWLNVEMAEKFVGSAPDAQIVRINDVGHYPQEHHHEAILQDMKPFVRRS